In Toxoplasma gondii ME49 chromosome VIII, whole genome shotgun sequence, a single genomic region encodes these proteins:
- a CDS encoding hypothetical protein (encoded by transcript TGME49_232800): protein MADSGPVSSTDRPVAASAQGSARNATSTKEGSPSARSSTISSSASAPNDGNAVAGGNTGRTDSKGSTASADASAPAGSAVSASSGACAGKKAGAGETLQKGTQKGSSSKHGGSTSSKSTGGGSGSSSWKNGTSCQSSKTSGSHGSSGQGNQKNSSSGQKHGNESSQGGSSSAKKDVGGFDSELSARELRKIKYYEEMFARLANEERQKQGTTVSSSSSSATGGTGSSSGSSEKQSKKGGTHRADGSGGASSKAGASGASRSEGSTKSQDTQPERNSVTTSPGAHQAVASQPSGSVGSRGSGGGGTKRKHNRVIDSSDDEGPPASPRPASHKRVALSKGGSASEPVAAVPSSSVSSGGSSRALSASSGGMSDSQKKAEKDVSRQPGGPAAADTSRGVPPAGKASGKSDSGVGPRQVPRDAPSSLSNSKPQAPHSSGASAKGHGHAHPSSTGSASTPNSRLGFKESDWGWKGRGSGGDPSRKKQRAAVAAPSSRGDEEDSSSSSSSGSSSSSSSGSSDSSEGESTARSKNGRSKDIASRGSDVTGAAALASTRAKRLALAPQRKRQQASFGGSGGYGGADEFTRRAESGASASSAPKSEKKATSASQHPGGEGVKKLSGANAPRVPSSSAGSAATSWASAGPGGKSAPQHQRPTSAVADQKSGADPGSRDESASKAGSPRGGDGGGAARSEKKVLPDEMRRKSVASSASGWSLASSKGSAGFLGTGDASHSRPAFGDSHAGEEGLRPASRVLVKGEKQERASSSSGRTTGSVKQEKDQTGGIISSGSRAGGDRIVVPPSTVQEKNPWGVEGAASCSRDQSADGGGVDDSHGAGAPSDDTKRRGPSPLGNESLAGPGCPPGDSSRKKAEGEGRKGGSRSRSTSPSGMTGAEASSSGVGKGSKGGGTHAGSVEKGSKDNASALLTKETQTAGRADGACKGAVGGAAPGRQTAGKRGNTGRSGGLGCGVMARTPVPDSTREGQTSSSASHRGSELAGRSQLGASSADNAYVSVQSRSSQTTTVHSKRTLVASGSGNESAAGEEDAGGRAGRREVERATASTGSGRSAGGAVSSNRGARQHQAGEGVEDAIPHRSGGSERIVSETESVMQAGATAPSGGSKAVRRTPAVVGESVDGSASGGSPGAAERTVTFSHLPVSSDSPAGVGGPAPPHARGPKLPAAAYRVSPLRPLQGLYRQIPAGGPEAGEDDENVLSPPLPLLAVARSLASQPSTSTPLPPASSRQASSPSSSVQSREAGAGSFPWGSLTEAIGNRQKDESSKRAGPSDPHTTYACRNAVTATGGPSTQGTGSTSAGAGDRSELYAPLTPAAGSRVGMASYQLVEESTKSVKSCGQTAFADSSNVAGSAGATFSLPSDSSKEYAEACCNVVPTRDWRRLLLGSGEGTQEEKVPGAGPVKSTPASSGVATCVKSSFDKRPSTSDAESNAEVKQGFAIGEPMNKASASAARPREPSHLPLPEGVQQPLPLNGRWLTSLSWKAQLLRKVYNAGRS, encoded by the coding sequence ATGGCAGATTCCGGGCCGGTGAGTAGCACCGACCGTCCTGTTGCGGCCTCGGCACAGGGAAGCGCACGGAACGCGACTTCCACGAAAGAAGGCTCTCCCTCCGCGAGATCGTCAACTATTTCGTCATCCGCGTCCGCTCCGAACGATGGCAATGCCGTTGCAGGTGGAAACACAGGCCGGACAGACAGCAAAGGAAGCACGGCGTCGGCTGATGCTTCAGCGCCTGCTGGGAGCGCAGTGAGTGCCAGCAGTGGCGCTTGTGCCGGCAAGAAGGCAGGCGCTGGAGAGACGCTTCAGAAGGGTACCCAGAAGGGCTCCAGCAGCAAACATGGAGGGTCTACTTCCAGTAAGAGCACGGGCGGAGGCTCGGGGTCTTCCTCCTGGAAAAACGGAACCAGCTGCCAATCCAGCAAAACATCAGGGAGTCACGGTTCCAGCGGACAGGGCAACCAGAAGAACAGCTCGAGTGGCCAGAAACACGGCAACGAGAGTTCTCAAGGGGGCAGCTCATCGGCCAAGAAAGACGTGGGTGGCTTCGACAGTGAGTTGAGTGCGCGCGAATTGCGAAAGATAAAGTACTACGAAGAGATGTTTGCTAGATTGGCAAACGAAGAGCGCCAGAAGCAAGGCACCACCGTGTCCAGTTCGTCGTCCAGCGCTACGGGGGGGACGGGTTCGTCCAGCGGGAGCTCGGAGAAGCAGTCCAAGAAGGGCGGGACGCATCGGGCGGATGGCTCTGGAGGCGCCTCCAGCAAAGCGGGCGCCTCCGGAGCCAGCCGCAGCGAAGGATCCACCAAGAGTCAAGACACACAGCCCGAGAGGAACAGTGTGACAACGTCGCCTGGGGCTCACCAGGCCGTGGCGTCGCAGCCTTCTGGATCAGTTGGTAGCCGCGGGTCTGGCGGTGGGGGCACGAAGCGAAAACATAACCGTGTGATTGATTCATCGGACGACGAAGGGCCGCCAGCGTCGCCACGACCGGCTTCCCACAAACGCGTGGCACTGAGCAAAGGTGGGTCTGCGAGTGAGCCTGTGGCGGCCGTTCCATCCTCTTCGGTTTCTAGCGGTGGCTCGTCTCGTGCATTGTCAGCCAGCAGCGGTGGAATGTCGGAttcgcagaagaaggcggagaaagaTGTCAGTCGGCAGCCGGGTGGTCCTGCGGCCGCAGACACCAGCCGCGGAGTGCCGCCGGCAGGGAAAGCGTCAGGGAAAAGCGACTCAGGAGTGGGGCCTAGGCAGGTGCCCAGAGACGCGCCAAGCAGTTTGTCGAACAGCAAGCCGCAAGCTCCTCACTCAAGCGGAGCGTCGGCGAAGGGCCATGGCCACGCCCATCCGTCGAGCACCGGGAGCGCTTCCACACCTAACTCTCGATTGGGCTTCAAAGAGTCGGACTGGGGATGGAAGGGCCGGGGAAGTGGAGGCGACCCAAGTCGAAAGAAACAACGCGCAGCTGTGGCTGCCCCGTCTTCCCgcggcgacgaggaggacAGTAGCAGTAGCAGTAGTAGTGGTAGCAGCAGTAGCAGCAGCAGTGGCAGCAGTGACAGCAGTGAAGGCGAGAGCACTGCACGGAGTAAAAATGGCCGATCCAAAGACATCGCGTCTCGGGGAAGCGATGTCACAGGGGCCGCCGCGCTCGCGAGCACTCGCGCCAAGCGCCTCGCACTTGCTCCCCAGCGGAAGCGCCAGCAAGCCAGTTTCGGAGGTAGCGGGGGTTACGGAGGTGCCGATGAGTTTACCCGCCGAGCCGAGTCTGGTGCTTCCGCATCTTCTGCTCCGAAAagtgagaagaaggcaacCTCCGCGTCTCAACACCCGGGAGGAGAGGGCGTGAAGAAACTCTCAGGCGCCAACGCGCCCCGTGTGCCAAGCTCGAGCGCGGGGTCAGCAGCCACATCGTGGGCTTCAGCGGGTCCAGGTGGGAAGTCCGCACCTCAGCATCAGCGGCCAACTTCTGCGGTTGCTGATCAAAAGAGCGGGGCAGATCCGGGCTCTCGGGACGAGTCAGCGTCGAAAGCGGGAAGCCCGAGAGGGGGCGATGGCGGCGGAGCGGCGAGATCCGAGAAGAAGGTATTGCCGGACGAGATGCGACGGAAGTCGGTGGCCTCCAGTGCTTCAGGTTGGAGCTTAGCGTCTTCCAAGGGCTCTGCGGGATTCTTGgggacaggagacgcgagtcACTCTCGCCCTGCCTTCGGAGATTCCCACGCAGGTGAGGAGGGGCTGAGGCCTGCTAGTCGGGTCCTCgtcaagggagagaagcaagagcgAGCAAGTAGCAGTTCAGGTCGAACAACAGGCAGCGtgaagcaagagaaggatCAGACCGGGGGGATAATATCGTCGGGCAGCCGTGCGGGTGGGGATAGGATTGTTGTGCCTCCGTCAACGGTCCAAGAAAAGAATCCTTGGGGGGTGGAGGGCGCCGCTAGTTGCTCTCGGGACCAGTCCGCGGATGGAGGCGGCGTCGATGACAGTCACGGAGCGGGTGCCCCTTCCGACGACACGAAGCGCCGGGGGCCTTCCCCTCTTGGCAACGAGTCGCTGGCGGGTCCAGGGTGTCCACCTGGAGATTCCTCGCGGAAGAAAGCTGAAGGGGAAGGCAGGAAGGGAGGAAGCCGCAGTCGGAGCACGTCACCGTCAGGGATGACTGGCGCGGAAGCCTCGTCCAGTGGAGTGGGAAAAGGCAGTAAAGGTGGAGGGACCCACGCGGGATCGGtcgagaagggaagcaaagacaacgcttctGCCTTGCTCACAAAAGAGACGCAAACGGCAGGGAGGGCCGacggtgcatgcaaaggagCGGTGGGGGGTGCGGCACCTGGGCGCCAAACTGCAGGCAAAAGGGGAAACACTGGGCGCAGTGGAGGGCTCGGATGTGGCGTCATGGCGAGAACCCCTGTTCCAGATTCGACTAGAGAGGGCCAAACAAGTTCCTCGGCTTCGCATCGCGGATCAGAACTCGCTGGAAGGTCGCAGCTTGGTGCATCTAGTGCGGACAATGCTTACGTCTCAGTGCAGTCCCGGTCTAGTCAGACCACGACTGTGCATTCCAAAAGAACTCTTGTGGCCAGTGGGTCGGGCAACGAATCAGCGGCTGGCGAAGAGGACGCGGGCGGTCGtgcaggaaggagagaagtcgagagagcgACCGCCTCAACGGGAAGTGGCCGCAGCGCTGGCGGGGCTGTCTCTTCCAACAGAGGTGCGCGGCAGCACCAGGCAGGTGAGGGTGTGGAGGACGCGATTCCTCACAGGTCTGGAGGATCTGAAAGAATCGTTTCTGAGACGGAGTCCGTGATGCAAGCGGGTGCGACGGCTCCAAGTGGAGGGAGCAAAGCAGTCCGCCGGACGCCAGCAGTAGTCGGGGAGTCCGTAGACGGGTCTGCATCTGGGGGGAGTCCTGGCGCCGCTGAGAGAACAGTCACTTTTAGCCACCTTCCAGTCAGTTCAGACAGCCCTGCTGGCGTGGGAGGACCGGCCCCGCCGCATGCGAGAGGGCCGAAGCTGCCCGCAGCTGCGTACCGCGTCTCGCCCTTGCGTCCACTTCAAGGACTGTATCGGCAGATACCTGCTGGTGGACcagaagctggagaggacgacgaaaaTGTCCTTTCCCCACCGTTGCCCTTGCTGGCTGTTGCCCGCTCGCTGGCGTCGCAGCCCTCCACGAGCACGCCGCTGCcccctgcttcttcgcgacAGGCTTCAAGCCCCAGTTCGTCAGTTCAGAGTCGAGAAGCAGGTGCGGGATCGTTTCCCTGGGGTTCTTTAACGGAGGCGATTGGCAACAGACAAAAAGACGAGTCGAGCAAACGCGCAGGCCCTTCGGATCCGCACACaacatatgcatgcagaaatGCCGTCACAGCGACCGGCGGGCCGAGTACCCAAGGGACCGGCTCGACTTCCGCAGGTGCGGGCGACCGATCAGAGCTTTATGCTCCTCTGACGCCGGCGGCCGGGTCGCGGGTGGGCATGGCGAGCTACCAGCTGGTGGAGGAAAGCACCAAGAGTGTCAAATCGTGCGGACAGACGGCTTTCGCAGATTCCTCAAATGTAGCAGGAAGTGCAGGCGCGACTTTTTCGCTGCCCTCTGACAGCAGCAAAGAGTACGCCGAGGCATGCTGCAATGTAGTCCCAACCCGGGACTGGCGCCGGTTGCTCCTGGGGAGCGGCGAAGGGacacaggaagaaaaagtcCCAGGGGCTGGACCAGTCAAAAGCACGCCTGCGAGTTCAGGCGTGGCCACTTGTGTGAAATCGAGTTTTGACAAACGACCTTCCACTTCTGATGCAGAAAGCAATGCTGAAGTTAAACAGGGATTTGCCATAGGAGAACCGATGAACAAAGCCAGTGCGTCTGCGGCACGGCCACGGGAGCCTTCTCATTTGCCGCTTCCGGAAGGGGTCCAGCAGCCGTTGCCGCTCAACGGGCGATGGCTGACGAGCCTGTCATGGAAGGCACAACTGCTTCGGAAGGTTTACAATGCGGGACGGTCGTAG
- a CDS encoding Erv1 / Alr family protein (encoded by transcript TGME49_232815), giving the protein MGNSAGAYSFRNQQVSATVPTSRESSLEDARKQPSRSNASTGSVSSSTTSFGGQNANTSPDFIGMPTFGVEGEGVDSSNGTRSVAVRVTLPAVSGGGAHVSGVTTAPAGVTPQGAQISIPSVESGIGPESDAQRPSMHPPIHFCAETNDPQDPCNAQWLLLWTYAAYASPRPSAEEQRHLRVFFEEFPDQCTFGPAARCYSEAVKTFPPRVESRRDLMLWLCLVENQCRLKLDMPTRPCRYSELVRRWRYDDGYL; this is encoded by the exons ATGGGGAACTCTGCGGGGGCGTATTCGTTCCGAAACCAACAGGTTTCAGCAACCGTGCcgacaagcagagagagttCCCTCGAGgacgcgaggaagcagcCTTCCCGCAGTAATGCATCGACAggttctgtttcctcttctacCACCAGTTTCGGAGGGCAAAATGCGAACACTTCACCAGACTTCATTGGTATGCCAACTTTCGGCGTGGAGGGCGAAGGGGTCGACAGCTCAAATGGGACGCGGTCTGTCGCAGTCAGAGTGACTCTGCCAGCAGTCTCTGGAGGCGGCGCCCATGTTTCCGGTGTCACTACCGCTCCAGCAGGTGTAACTCCGCAGGGGGCTCAGATTTCGATCCCGTCTGTGGAGTCCGGGATCGGGCCGGAGAGTGACGCACAGAGGCCGTCGATGCATCCTCCGATTCACTTCTGCGCAGAAACAAACGATCCACAAGATCCGTGCAACGCGCAGTGGTTGTTG TTGTGGACGTACGCAGCGTATGCGTCGCCTAGGCCAAGTGCTGAAGAGCAGCGGCATCTGCGCGTATTTTTCGAAGAATTCCCAGACCAGTGCACTTTCGGCCCCGCTGCGAGATGTTACAGCGAAGCTGTCAAGACGTTCCCACCACG gGTAGAAAGTCGGCGGGACTTGATGTTGTGGCTGTGCTTGGTTGAGAACCAGTGTCGGTTAAAGCTGGACATGCCGACACGGCCTTGCAG GTACAGCGAACTCGTCCGTCGGTGGAGGTATGACGATGGCTACCTGTGA